In Rhinolophus ferrumequinum isolate MPI-CBG mRhiFer1 chromosome 7, mRhiFer1_v1.p, whole genome shotgun sequence, the following proteins share a genomic window:
- the DNAJC30 gene encoding dnaJ homolog subfamily C member 30, mitochondrial, whose amino-acid sequence MAAKRNLRWPWLVLWRLWQVRGPPQNRVSGLGLEARTYSRGDGPYSRTALYEVLGVPSTATQAQIKAAYYRQSFLYHPDRNSGSAEAAERFTRISQAYVVLGSATLRRKYDRGLLSDADLRGPGVRPSKMSAADPGSPRAPPPSSRSHSSGQAAPGANRTMFNFDAFYQAHYGEQLERERRLRARREALRKQQEDRANKGFRWDEIRDTTFVLLLLTVFIIMTLRF is encoded by the coding sequence ATGGCAGCCAAGCGCAATCTGAGGTGGCCGTGGTTGGTTCTGTGGAGGTTGTGGCAGGTCCGGGGACCTCCACAAAACCGGGTATCGGGCCTGGGCCTAGAAGCGAGGACGTATTCCCGGGGCGACGGCCCGTACTCGCGCACGGCGCTGTATGAAGTGCTCGGCGTCCCCTCCACGGCCACGCAGGCGCAAATCAAGGCGGCCTACTACCGGCAGAGTTTCCTCTACCACCCGGACCGCAATTCGGGGAGTGCCGAGGCTGCCGAGCGCTTTACGCGTATCTCCCAGGCATACGTGGTGCTGGGCAGTGCCACCCTGCGCCGCAAGTATGACCGAGGCCTGCTCAGCGACGCAGACCTGCGTGGACCTGGCGTCCGGCCCTCTAAGATGTCCGCAGCGGACCCGGGCTCGCCCCGCGCGCCACCGCCCTCCTCTCGGAGCCACAGCAGTGGTCAGGCCGCGCCGGGCGCCAACCGCACCATGTTCAACTTTGACGCCTTCTATCAGGCGCACTACGGAGAACAGCTAGAGCGTGAACGGCGTCTAAGGGCCCGGCGGGAGGCCCTTCGCAAGCAGCAGGAGGACCGGGCTAATAAAGGCTTCCGCTGGGACGAGATCCGAGACACGACTTTCGTCTTGCTTCTCCTCACAGTCTTCATCATCATGACCTTGCGGTTTTAa